A stretch of the Lytechinus variegatus isolate NC3 chromosome 5, Lvar_3.0, whole genome shotgun sequence genome encodes the following:
- the LOC121416126 gene encoding uncharacterized protein LOC121416126 isoform X1, producing the protein MAEHNYKLSDAPHLVAYAKEMSQDKMALDGVQLGRASATYKMVHGIGAVARKRLVYQMQTNCFSLNLDEATSNNNKKVLSVMVAYFSPEKGETIVQHYSSLTLTIVSAKTITDSIVKLLKDDNIPLSNFISVLCDSANYMRGKKGGFETLLRQHHANHLLDIDGDVCHHIHNASRRFCSHFNNVVERLVDDLHTEFKFSTDLRQYLEEICNILQCSFHIPKQRGPHRWLSVLDVLQPSEEMLDALTVMYSAWLPRNEREVYQSVLDEIMEGVSTSNLSKLSKIIKVCREKNLTEDGRKRKKRIVERIFYTRIDTFIHIHLYLSLLPMFKSFIITFEQRAPMVHRAHEEHMELATHFLACFVKTEKIKNITAQQIKSLQIDAKENLEDLSNMYMGSKAKKLLAKKKHSKSQFLEKLQTAYIDSGKYLVNKLPLVNVTLQRLAAVDPIAVCSGRSECTNTMKKLVHHFPTVISSDEDKDAYIHEVLRINSDPMLPPAFVDEKAVRADHWWAAVVDGYPMLGKVVKACLSIITAPVVEQHFSLMNNYINQKTNRLEIKTFSAVQTVKFHLQSEGKSSLELFHRPNVLHSPVDTALCYHLQTSWSKFKKASKTKPGSDVPPEQAAKKSVQTKAAELRNLVMLPKTLKRKNMTKSGSAKKQKKHVAATLTTTK; encoded by the coding sequence ATGGCGGAACACAATTACAAGCTGAGCGATGCTCCACATCTTGTTGCCTATGCCAAAGAAATGTCCCAGGACAAAATGGCCCTTGATGGTGTACAACTGGGGAGGGCTTCCGCTACATATAAAATGGTCCATGGCATTGGGGCTGTTGCCCGGAAGCGTCTTGTCTATCAGATGCAGACCAACTGCTTTTCCTTGAATCTTGATGAAGCaacaagtaataataacaagaaagttCTAAGTGTTATGGTAGCCTATTTCTCCCCAGAAAAAGGAGAGACAATTGTTCAGCACTACAGTTCATTGACTCTTACCATTGTCAGTGCCAAAACTATAACTGATTCAATAGTAAAACTGTTGAAAGATGACAACATTCCTCTGTCCAATTTTATTTCTGTGCTATGTGATTCCGCAAACTACATGAGAGGGAAAAAAGGAGGGTTTGAAACCCTCCTGCGTCAACATCATGCCAACCATTTGCTTGACATCGATGGTGATGTATGTCATCATATACACAATGCCTCCCGTAGGTTTTGCAGTCACTTCAACAATGTTGTAGAGAGACTGGTTGATGACTTGCACACCGAGTTCAAGTTTTCTACTGATCTACGGCAATACTTAGAGGAAATCTGTAACATTCTTCAATGCAGCTTCCACATCCCAAAACAAAGAGGACCACACAGATGGCTGTCAGTTCTTGATGTCTTACAACCCAGTGAGGAAATGCTAGATGCATTGACTGTTATGTATTCAGCATGGTTGCCCCGGAATGAGAGAGAAGTCTACCAATCTGTCCTCGATGAGATTATGGAAGGTGTTTCTACAAGTAACCTGAGCAAgctttccaaaatcatcaaagtcTGTAGGGAAAAAAACCTCACAGAAGAtggaagaaagaggaaaaaacgCATCGTTGAACGGATCTTCTACACAAGAATAGATACTTTCATCCATATCCACTTGTATCTGTCCCTACTTCCCATGTTCAAATCTTTCATCATAACTTTCGAACAGAGAGCACCAATGGTGCACAGAGCACACGAGGAGCATATGGAGTTAGCCACCCACTTTTTGGCATGTTTTGTGAAGACTGAAAAGATCAAGAACATCACAGCACAACAAATCAAATCGTTACAGATTGATGCAAAGGAGAACTTGGAAGATTTGAGCAACATGTACATGGGATCAAAGGCTAAGAAGCTTCTTGCTAAGAAAAAGCACTCAAAGTCTCAATTTCTGGAAAAACTTCAAACAGCCTATATTGACAGTGGAAAGTACTTGGTGAATAAACTTCCCTTGGTGAATGTAACACTGCAGAGGTTAGCTGCTGTTGATCCAATCGCTGTGTGCTCTGGCAGATCTGAATGTACAAACACAATGAAGAAGTTAGTTCATCACTTTCCTACAGTGATATCAAGTGACGAAGACAAGGATGCATACATACATGAAGTGTTAAGGATTAATAGTGATCCTATGTTGCCACCTGCTTTTGTTGATGAAAAGGCAGTTCGTGCAGATCACTGGTGGGCTGCTGTTGTAGATGGGTATCCCATGTTGGGGAAAGTAGTCAAGGCATGCTTGTCCATCATTACAGCGCCTGTAGTAGAGCAGCACTTTAGCCTTATGAACAATTACATAAACCAAAAGACTAACCGACTAGAGATAAAAACTTTCAGTGCTGTTCAGACAGTGAAGTTCCATCTGCAGTCTGAGGGAAAATCCAGCTTGGAACTCTTTCACCGACCCAATGTGCTCCATTCTCCAGTAGATACTGCATTATGTTATCACTTGCAGACCTCCTGGTCAAAATTCAAGAAGGCCTCCAAGACCAAGCCAGGCTCTGACGTACCACCAGAACAAGCTGCAAAGAAATCGGTCCAAACGAAAGCAGCAGAACTTAGAAACTTGGTCATGCTGCCAAAAACCCTCAAAAGGAAGAACATGACAAAGTCTGGATCAGCcaaaaagcagaaaaaacatGTAGCTGCTACACTCACTACCACAAAATGA
- the LOC121416126 gene encoding uncharacterized protein LOC121416126 isoform X3, whose translation MSEIIEREEGCVRDLEEGVKNKWRWSWLEIKDENGDYLSEYIRKIRQSGKAICMWCNGKQINYGASGFKALRGHATSKGHRQWRGARKGAQLLPSVFQAAAQKECAVPTPETAAAAPSTSCSSLGSGIPYGAPPNVHPATETCKQTCYS comes from the exons ATGTCTGAAATCATCGAGAGAGAAGAAGGATGTGTCAGAGATTTAGAAGAAGGAGTAAAAAACAAATGGCGATGGTCCTGGCTCGAGATCAAAGATGAGAATGGGGATTACCTATCAGAATACATCAGAAAGATAAGGCAGTCGGGCAAGGCGATTTGCATGTGGTGTAATGGAAAGCAGATCAATTACGGTGCATCAG GATTCAAAGCACTGAGAGGTCATGCAACATCAAAAGGCCACAGACAATGGCGTGGAGCAAGAAAGGGAGCTCAACTGTTGCCCTCTGTTTTTCAG GCTGCAGCTCAGAAAGAATGTGCTGTCCCCACACCAGAAACTGCAGCCGCAGCACCCAGTACCTCATGCTCATCACTTGGTTCAGGGATACCGTATGGGGCACCTCCCAATGTTCATCCTGCCACTGAAACTTGTAAGCAAAC TTGCTACTCCTGA
- the LOC121416126 gene encoding uncharacterized protein LOC121416126 isoform X2, which yields MSEIIEREEGCVRDLEEGVKNKWRWSWLEIKDENGDYLSEYIRKIRQSGKAICMWCNGKQINYGASGFKALRGHATSKGHRQWRGARKGAQLLPSVFQAAAQKECAVPTPETAAAAPSTSCSSLGSGIPYGAPPNVHPATETCKQTSCYS from the exons ATGTCTGAAATCATCGAGAGAGAAGAAGGATGTGTCAGAGATTTAGAAGAAGGAGTAAAAAACAAATGGCGATGGTCCTGGCTCGAGATCAAAGATGAGAATGGGGATTACCTATCAGAATACATCAGAAAGATAAGGCAGTCGGGCAAGGCGATTTGCATGTGGTGTAATGGAAAGCAGATCAATTACGGTGCATCAG GATTCAAAGCACTGAGAGGTCATGCAACATCAAAAGGCCACAGACAATGGCGTGGAGCAAGAAAGGGAGCTCAACTGTTGCCCTCTGTTTTTCAG GCTGCAGCTCAGAAAGAATGTGCTGTCCCCACACCAGAAACTGCAGCCGCAGCACCCAGTACCTCATGCTCATCACTTGGTTCAGGGATACCGTATGGGGCACCTCCCAATGTTCATCCTGCCACTGAAACTTGTAAGCAAAC AAGTTGCTACTCCTGA